Sequence from the Crassostrea angulata isolate pt1a10 chromosome 9, ASM2561291v2, whole genome shotgun sequence genome:
ATTGCCTTTTTTAGTTTGATTATCAGTGTAAGACACCTAGTCTTTTTCGTAATAACCCTCACAATAACCAtaagttttaattattaagaaaagaattctttaaaagttttttttttataatttgcaaTATACGAAATGTATAGTTATCATCCAAACATAGTTCAATGTGTTTGTAACTTTAGTTATAATTACATCGTAATCTTTTCCctacattgatttttttgtagaaaatggCAGGGAGTATATCGTCCTTCAAAACTCAATTAAAGAAGTCGGGCGCGGATCCTAAAGGCATGTTCCTGAATGAAACCTTGAAAAAACTTCTGAATCTGTAGTCTGTTATTCcgataattaatttcattttatacatgtatatttaaatatatcaatgtatatataattgaaTTTGTAAATTGAGCTATTTTGAGATTTGCACgttttcatgtatattttttagtttattcGATTTCTTCTTACTATCATGTTATTAAATAGGCAATAAAAacaactgatgaaaaaattaatttaactcCAAGTTGTTAAATAGAAAACATTTATAATCATTTACTATAAGGTTGaccaaaaattcattttaattttttaatctgaaaatatgttcaattttgATGACAAATGTTACGCAATGCTGTTTACATTGTACGCATACAAAAGGATGAGAGCTTAAAATCTGAATCGTTGAACTAAAACTTTTTTATCAGAACATAGAATTCAATTCATAGGAGGAAGCATTTGgtaagaaaatgttttgaaatagaAACGACGCGCAACATCCGGTAAACAAACGCCATGAACGACCCTGATTTTACTCACTCTGTAGGAGTATTACCGTTTATTCGTGTATTTCCGCaagaattaatattaatttttgcttTTCGTGATCACTTGAATATCGCATAAAACAcgcatatattacatgtatatcctgtaatgtttgcattaaatttttctATTGAAATCGGAAAAAAAGACTGACACAAAGCAAAAAGCTTACATATTTACACGTACctattcgaaaaaaaaaattaattacttaaaaatttcataatatgTCTGATAATTACTTGGATTTAAAAGTTAACGTAACGTGCCTTTGAATCATAAtcatttgtaatattaaattcaatttaaaacttCAAGTGGATCATTGATTTCATATAACTTAAGTTTTAGTTATCATTCAAAccaatttcaatttgaaattatttattaacagaTATGCACAATTGCCAATCTCGtaaataaattacaattaaTAACTATTGTAAAATACAATTCCTCTCTAACATAGCATACAATTATCCAAAATAACAGAAATGAGCACAATACCCGAATACCTTATAGAGGAGAATCATGTTTTTAAtgagagttatctctcttgttAGATAAGTCAGTGTACCTTAAATCATAACAGTTTTGCTAAAATAATAAATGCAGATagtcataaataaataatgcaaaataaattaaaaaatgcattaattttaaaaagaccaAGAACAATTtcgacatttatttttcaagtgCCAAGTAAGACCGTCCATTaaatgtacatcactgtttatatTTTCCCTATGCATTAAAAGATTTGATTAATGAAGAGAGTGAAGACTCCGACTGCTCTCATCACTCAGTTCCTTCAGATGTttgcaaaaacattttaaacttttttaagaGGGCTCGATGGTCATGGCCATGTTTACactatattgatctcctttagaagaagaactctatgtaaaaaaaaataaaggaaaataccaaaatttaaatgataaaacgTATTGATTTTTTCTGTACTAAATAATCGTTAATAgcttaacaaatcatatcttacaattttaggtagatctgatggttaatttgttggcAATCTAGCATTTTTAATTGATCTAATAAGTGTACTAGTTATGGTTGGTATTGTCATGCACACATAGCATAAATTAACATACTTCTAGTTTCACTTCTTCCTGATATATATAATGTGAACAGGAATTTCATATAGGAGTGagattataattttcatttatcctttgaaaaattcaaagttcCATTAGAAAGTGATCTTTACTGAAATTGATAATTCAATAAGTATATATAAACTGCATTTTACAACAGGAATCTCCTTTTATGGTATACAAAGCAAAGAATGACAACCCTATATGTATAACAAGTTGCATCTGACACTAAAAATGCCCAGCATGaataattgtgaaatattaatagtTTATACAGTGCATATGGATTTTGGTTCTGAAAACCTGACAATTTGTCATTGTATCCaattaggtacatgtaaaatatgggAAGAAAAACCACTGTATTGttgtttttgtgtaaatttcTAATGTTCTTCCTACATTAATTCTTGTTGCGAAAAAGAGTAAGCAcattattatgatatttataattttcatgaaaaaataattatgcaaaCAAACCTTGAGAAATTTAATCCCAAAAAAGGCAAAATACTGTAAAGCCATCAAGCCACATACACAAGAAAGGCTAAGAATTCCAATACTTTGATGTCATGAAGCAATGCAATGATATGTTACAGCAATTTTACTACATTCACCTTAATACTTTCAATGCTTTGTATAGAATTTAACATTGGGCATGATTTGTATCTGGTAATTTGTGGAATGCATAGttttaatacataaaatttCCTCATTGATAATCATGAATAAATACGATTGAATTGTTACCAAAAATCTTAATTTGCAATTTTACGATTACTGTTTTTTCTTGACTTCATGCAAGTCATTAACACAGGCGctctaaaatataaattacaatacaataataACATTACTTGTTCCCTTGATTACTTGCATTGCACAAAACACATGCATACCAATGGAATGTTGTGTTAAATGAATGTAGAGACATTCTTCTTGGATTGCATTGCAAACTGAAAAGACCAATCGGGGCAGAACCGCTTTATATTGATATATAGTCTGGTTGGTCAGACTTGGTTTTGGAATTTCCTGTAGTTTTCTTCCACAATTTCCAGAACATTGTCAATAAATGGCCGCTCTGCTACATTCACTTTCATCAGCCGCAGAATTAGTTCATGTATTGCACttgaatatctaaaaataagACAGTCAAGACATGTACATCTTTTAGATAAATACCGGATACTGAAAAATACACTCTGAATAGAGTAgtaaaaaagtattaatttgggaaagaaactatggAATGATGTGAAAGCCCAAAACAGCTCATGAGTTGAATGAATTccacatctacatgtacatgtaagtacattttACATGACTGTATATATATCATCCACCCTGAACCCTAGAAATCAAATCAAAACGTCTAAAGTGCTAAAACAGTCTACATGAAGATATTTTTGGTTATCAATAAGGTTTGCCAATAATTTGTGTTATGAGTAAAGTTGTGCTACAGTACAGTACGACTGTATCTACATTACATAAATATAGTGCTACAGTACAGTACGACTGTATCTACATTACATAAATATAGTGCTACAGTACAGTACGGCTGTATCTACATTACATAAATATAGTGCTACAGTACAGTACGACTGTATCTACATTACATAAATATAGTGCTACAGTACAGTACGACTGTATCTACATTACATAAATATAGTGCTACAGTACAGTACGACTGTATCTACATTACATAAATATAGTGCTACAGTACAGTACGACTGTATCTACATTACATAAATATAGTGCTACAGTACAGTACGACTGTATCTACATTACATAAATATAGTGCTACAGTACAGTACAACTGTATCTACATTACATAAATATAGTGCTACAGTACAGTACGGCTGTATCTACATTACATAAATATAGTGCTACAGTACAGTACGACTGTATCTACATTACATAAATATAGTGCTACAGTACAGTACGACTGTATCTACATTACATAAATATCATTAGacaaacatgtatttacatgtacttatttctGAACTTACCCAGAATTGTCGGGAAATTTCACGTTATCACTCTGCGTGGCCAAGGCCATACTGCCGCCTTGAGCGTATAGTTTATCATACGGAGATTCTAGGAACGCCATGGCATAAAGTAGACATCCTAGAGACTGGAAAACAAATTCTATAATGGAGAAACCTTAATATAATTCACCTTATCATCTGAGAAAATGAGCAGATAAAAAATCATGGAtataccaggtacatgtatatatgtaaaccAACAAACAAATATGAATATAACACCATCTTAATTTTATGTAAGTAAAAGATTAGGTCACTCATCATGAAAGACCTTTTACATATGTACTTgatgattaatgaaacttttctCCGCTTTGTCTTACCCAAATGTCTGTCCGCTCATCCACACTGGATCCCACCTCCACATTGAAGAGTTCCGGGGCACGATAAAACATGGAGCATCGCTCAGCTGCCTCATCCtttaatacagaaaaaaattataaattatcttGTATCAACTTCAATGtcttatacatttttataccaatatacatgtgcatgtactgaCCACAGAACAAATTTTCATGATTGTATGCATTTGTTGTTTTGGGGACATTATTTATCAAGAGTTCTCCTTTTGttttatagatttaaaaaaaaaaaatctatctaCCAGTAAAcatatatagaaccattttaacaaggcttCTGACTTTCAGTATGACGTTACTATCATttttcttgttgatttcaaagagcaaagGCTGAGTGGCCtaaatgaaatagacaggcctacgtcacattgctgtttgacaccaactactgtggaatcatttaaattcgtgggggccaattttcgtggattgtgggtttttgcttattcatggggatgtaatttcgtggatgcgtcggttttcagtttcagtaacaaagataactctttcctAAATTCCTTTTGTTGAGGGTGTAAATTATCGTGGGGGAGAGCGACCCACGAATACGACGAAAATTCAGCCACCACGAATTtcgatgattccacagtacccAAAGtacaagctcttgttaaaatggttctacatgtataataccaatagaaaattattcaaatgatAAACAATCTGATCTGGGTAGCCTAGGGTagtttaacaaaaacaaaactatgaacaaaatttttttttggtgcaaaaactattcagccataatgtgaaaaaataacaagCAATAGAACCTGTAGTTGTCGAGATATTTTGGCATTAGAGACCTCCACCCTGGCCAGGTTGGCTGACCCAAGATCCATCAGAATCGGTGACCCATCATCAGCTATCATCACATTGGCAGGCTTTATGTCTctacaaaaggaaaaaaatgggTCTAAAGTTCTAAAACACCTCCAACACATTTTGCATATCAAAGAGATTTTTAGAGATACAGCTGAAGAATTGGCctgtttttaaagatatactttCCTGTTCAAAGACTACATGTactggtaaaaaaataaatatattgtgatTATCATATTCTTTAAGCTAGAGAATGTCAAAGACTAAAGACTCTTTTTTTGGTCATACCTGTGAGCATACGGTGGATTCTGACTGTGAAACTCTTTAACTGCTTGACAAAGGCCTCGAAACATAGTCCAAATTTGCTCCTCTGGGATTTTTTCGGACTTTTTACTTAACTTATCAATATGGTCTTGAATAGAACCTCTCTACAAaggaaaatatgaaatatatacaaTCAAGTATTTCCAAATGCTCCTCATATTAAACTAAAATTGTTACTTTCAACCTACATGTTTGTGATTTATTGATCATGTTGATGAACAATGATAACCGTATTAATAAATTCATGATAAAGTAGCATGGGAGATATATGAATGGGTTAATGGAATATTGAGAATAATAAACAAGCTAAAATCTTAATTTACCAGGTACATCACAAAACATTTCTTTATGTATTCTTACTTATTCTAAAGCTATATTAAAAATCTCATGTCTGACATGGACTTTTCAGAATTATTCTCTTGATCTGACATTTGATCTTTTAGACAGGTACTTACACAGTAGTATGGCATGACAATTAGGACTTCGCTGAGGATGTCCAGGGTTTTGGAGTATTTGCTGACTTTGATGTTGGCCGATTCTTCCAGGGGAATGATATTCGGGTGTTTGAATCGCCTCATCAGTTCTACTTCCTGTGCGGCCACTCGTTCCTCCTCTTTGGAGTGACATGTGATTCGCTTCAAGGCATAGTCTTTGTGGTTTCTAGCATCTTCTATTAAATCAACATAACTGAAACCCCTGTAAAAAAGATTGCATAGGATATCGAATTATTGGTAATTGTTCATATCTTAGAGcatcataaaattttc
This genomic interval carries:
- the LOC128162986 gene encoding serine/threonine-protein kinase 16-like; amino-acid sequence: MFNLDIFLKMGNCVCGREALTINNRRFYIRNRLGEGGFSYVDLIEDARNHKDYALKRITCHSKEEERVAAQEVELMRRFKHPNIIPLEESANIKVSKYSKTLDILSEVLIVMPYYCRGSIQDHIDKLSKKSEKIPEEQIWTMFRGLCQAVKEFHSQNPPYAHRDIKPANVMIADDGSPILMDLGSANLARVEVSNAKISRQLQDEAAERCSMFYRAPELFNVEVGSSVDERTDIWSLGCLLYAMAFLESPYDKLYAQGGSMALATQSDNVKFPDNSGYSSAIHELILRLMKVNVAERPFIDNVLEIVEENYRKFQNQV